AATTTACTGAATGGACTGTCCGTGTATTTCGAACactatacatatttaaatattaatttaacaagaaaaataaataaataaatagatgataataacaataatggaAGGACAAAATATAACTCTATTCAATTCATTTGCCTTTACGTaattcatgtatttttttttttttagatttatgtAGTGTACGGAAAATACTTCACTTTGAAATTGCTAATACAATGCAGATAACGAATGAAATagaagaggaaaaaaataatatgtaagcTTTGTATAAGATGAATAGATAGATgtgtatacatacatgtatattgtatatttatgtatgatgtatttatatttatacaaaaatatatatatacatgtataaatgAGAACCGACAAATAATGCGAGCGAGAAaagaatttcataaataattcatacgCATTGAATCTgtcacttatatatatatatacgaataAACCTGTAGTTGTGGATATTTTAAACCCctttttgatataaatttatatataattacactcatattcaattattctttcttttttattaaatttatcgcactttattcatttatataattttttggaatgcttagtaagaaattatttttcgtaggAATTTAATAGTTAGATAATTTTATGGGGTTTAATAGTGGGACggcataaaattatttaaaattattttccccccattttgttttttatatctaCGATTACTTGGAGACTTTGTTATTTAtctgattattaataaaatattaatttatttgaaaaaaaaaaattaaataaatcaccaGATGACTAAGCTTGCATGTAAAATGtcgaaaacataaaattttctcaattacACACACGTGATTCTCATgagacttttaaaaaaagtataatacattaataaaaaataataataaaataacgatgAATATCCCAAGGGATACCTGCGGAtccattatataaattttgccGACGAACATGAGCTTCAACATGATCTTCATACTGGTGATGGGGCTGCCCTTGCGGGTTATGATGATGGTGGTGATGTTGGTGGTGATGTGCTAACATCTGCTGCTCTTGCGAAGAAGTTCCTTGGTGGGACTCCTGGAAGTGTAGCGGCTGGTGATTATGCTGCGAAGGGTATGCTGCTGCCGTGGAGGCATGATGATGATACTGAGGTTGATATTGTGCCAATTGTTGCTGCGAATGATGATTCGGGTACGTCATATCCCATGCGTACTGTTGCCAAGATGCACCAGCTTCTGCTTCTGACAtacctttacttttttttattatttatttacttattaatttcaagtgCGATAAATAGTTACATGATCACTCTCAATTTCACTTTatgttcattttattttagtccAATGTtcagttcttttttttaatttacatgaTGATTATTTACTTTCGCAATATATCAAGtttcatttgatttatttatttattttttaattattcaaacacttggttttatttttttttaacaaatattcaTATCTGCATCATATATCACACACTGTATagcattttataatattttatccaaAATCCGAGCTTGTTTCTCGCAGAAATTCGAcgaaaaccaaaaattttaataatatttcaaaattaatatcgtggaaaaaaataatcaattcaaacatttttaatttttttatttaaaaaaaaaaacaaatttcttttttaaataaaaaaatttacaaaataaatattcaaccaatcaaacttaaaaattaatttataaataaattatgcctccaattttataagtaattaattaaaaatgttaaatttgtaaattaatttttgtttaaaaaagagataaattttgtttaataaaaaaaattttaataatcaacaCATTCATTCTCAATCACACATTAATCTCGAAATCGTCACCTGCAAGTGTAAAATACAATGATggtaataacaaaatatacgAATTAATACTTGATACTTTAatcgtaataataaaatatgagaaaCGCGTACCGAGAGTACTGACGATAAACTGAGCTGCGAACGAATTTCCGAAGAGAATCGTCAATAGAGGGATGTAAGGGGTAACGAGGGTATGGGGGTTGTGGTTTGCTCCACGTGCATAACCAGGCACGTTTCTAAGTCACGTGTTATCAAGACAGCGTCAATATAAACCCTGTTTCGAGTAACATTTCCACGAGTAATCGAGAAGAAACAAGAAAAAGTAAAACCCTTTAGACGTTCAACCCCCAAGTGCGCTAAGAGAGAACTTACTGAGCAACAGCACTCAAACTTGTGCTGTAAACTTAATCAAACTCTATCCCTATCTTACTATTGCGCCTTTGATTACATTTTCTGCTCGTTTACCTGAGCGATCTTTATCACCCggtaatttattcatttattttaatttattgctgGTCAAATGTAATATATTCggaaacaattttaaaattgttgttgttgtcgcAGGTcagctaaatattttttcatcagcaATCGGATTTTTAATCCCGCAGATCAAAGTTACGATATGCCTGCAGTCCGTCAACAAATTTAATCTAATGAATGTCCGTAAGTTTCGTAACGAAGTCACACTTTGATAATAAAGACGTGATAGTCTTTCTCCTGATatgcattttaaattttatttatttctctcgTTATATCAACAGCAGACACGGGAAAATTTCCCGACCTAGtttgcaattaattatttacatctaatcattactaatttttatgttcCTCTCTACTGATTACGTAACAGTCATTTAAATAGTCTAgggtaattttatattttattttcttgctatatttaaatatttatttatttttaatgctgtGTGTCAaagtttaatataattttatggtgCACGATAGTTGGCACGTGACTTCGATCCCtttaaatacaatataaataaatatttataattattacataaaatacatatataatgtCAAATATAcctattacaaaatttatatttaaaatttcataattaattatttaaataaaaagtgtaaaaattttaattaaattaatcatttaaatatttatttaaaacaatataaaagataaaaaagtttgtatatttttatcagttaaaCGACATTCAATCGTCTTTAAATCGGTTTAGTGGCCACGTCTATTGTAATcgacattcatatatatttatttataccaaGTCTAGCATCGCGAGAACACAACGCCAACTGTTGGAGTGTTAAATGTAGGGATGATAGACCGAATTCAAGtacctatttttttattcgtcttCAAATATACGTCTCGCATCGGTTaacaaaatcgataaaacattttacttcccctttcaattatatatgtatttataaatccCACCCATATAAAATCCATTAATCTAAActaataaacttatttattgataataaatctatttttaactttctcaAATTGTTTTTAGACATCAAACAAtccttacaattatttattgattgttCACTAGGGTATTTTAATCTCGcgcgtttatttataatgcgCGCGCAGAGTCACGCGGCAAGTCGCGTGAATACTCACCcctttgattttaattttatattttatatcctACACTGCTTAATATTACACTACTCcacaattatatatagaatTACATTTATTCCATTAATAAATACTTCCTTAAATactaattgtttatatttataccaattaatttgtatttctTCCTATCAAAATACTCCTACGCTACTGTCCTTGAAATAAACctcaattcaaaaatgatctattaataaaatagataataactaattaattttttaagtagcatagaaaaaataaatagtacatttatatatataggtatatagatgattgtatagcaagttttacatataataatttagCAAGGACACCGGATGTAAAAACGGCACGATTTGATGATCTATGAGCGACACTTTCCCACGTAATTTACCTGCATTCTTTCACTACCAGTTAAACATTCATAATTACACACTTTAAACATcaacatactttttttttacaattatttatacacCAGTACGCTCAAGGTTTTAGTTCattcactaaaattttttatcaaaatcacactttcaattaaatttagtaattacttAACTATTTCGCAAAATAACAAGGTCTCCAAACAATAACGaggaatgtaatttttaaatatacatttatatatatatatatatatatatatatatatatatatatatattttgtcatACATTGactcgaaatttttataattttattcaatataaaggcaaataaattttttttttaagattcgcgggatattttttcaaatattcaaataaatttaaaacttttaaatcaatgagaagttttcaaatgaatttttaactgtttaatagataaaatagataaataaaactttaaaaaagttgtaattGCGATGTTTACTCGTAAGATGACACTAGTTGTAAGAGAATTGTAAGTGGGACTAAGAGAGCTAAAAGTTGTTACCAACAGATCATAAATTCCCTCTCGTTTTAAAATTGCTGCTAAACTATTTAACTACTACTACACtgactactactactactactacttttattatttaaatttactatttaacaagggtttataataagtaatttggCTGATTTACTATTAGACTATTAGCTATTTACCCCCCACTAAATAACTTCCCGCACAGTAATGTATCACTTGACTGAAAAACCTACTTCAATTAAGAGATTtagagatttaaatttaaatgcagagaaaaagacaaaataggaattcaaaaattagaaaagtaaataataaaatagcgAAGTGAATTTTGGTAaacaaaatccaaaaaaagtaaagaattaACGAGCAAACGAGATTTATAAAtctctaaaataataaaatcagtaattaattaaaataaataaatgataaagtttaaaattttagacgtccatcaagatatttttgaatttgttttgaTGATAAACATACCTGATTTTGTGGTAAATCTCGATGAACGTTGTCTCGTTTCCATTTCTCgttttttccactttttttctttcctcTCCCAccctatatttttatatatatattttttctacttttgtTCTTTTCTGTCTTTGTTAATAATCTAATTGTATCGAGTATTTTCCCTggtttgttatttttgtttatttatatttgctTTTAAATCCGCACACGATctcaattgattaattattgagaATCAAATCAAACTTACCTGAAAacaaacagaaaaatttttttttctcttatgtCAAAAGCTTTTagtagaattaataattacttgctatttttaaatgtattttcgaatgcataaaaaaatgaataacgaAAATATAAAACGTTTCCAtagacacaaaaaatattttaactgtcagaaaaaaaaaatgtgaaaaaaaatttcgataaatttaagtatttgttttttttttttttttttttaagatttctaGTGTACAAAGTATAATGTTTTGAtaattggtaattatttatgatatataatGGCTAATAAAacagcaaaatttgaaaaattagtggTATGTGCCCTGAAAAAGCTGCAAGATCTCCAAGGATCCTCGCCAAAAGAAATAACAGACTATTTATCGCAAGAGTATGACGTACCGTCTAAAGAAATAAGAAAACAAGTTCGTTTAGCACTTCGTCGTGGTGTTTCTTATGGAATATTACAGCGAAGTAGTGGGTTAGTCATCAATAAATAGacttattaatgaatattaatgtaatacaaatttattaaattaataattcatttatccaGGGGAACTTATGTATGCaataaagaatttataaaagatcCTAACAGCACCGAAGTAACAGAACCGTGTCCTTGGATGAAATTCGGTCGGAAATCGAAATCCTCAGGTAAAAGCTCTGGTAAGAAGGGCCGGAAAAAGTCGAAATCCAAATCCAGAGGATCCAAAAAATCGCGCTCCAAAAAAGGTCGCAGGCGCGGAAAAAAGGGGAAAAAAGGGAAAAGTCTGAAAGGTCATAAAGCTCGGAAGACTAAGAAAGGAAGAAAAAAGTCAGAAAACTGTTTAGTTTACTTGCGAGtcgacaaaaataaattatcccgtaaaaaaagtaaaacaaaaaaacggaGTCGTagtcaaaaaagaaaatctcCAGGttgctgatatttttttgatgttttttattattttttggataaatatatactgtataaaattaatacggCCCTGTGGTGGCCTTGCTGGCTAATGATACTTGTTAATAATGCGTTTTGTAGATGCGtactttttatatacaaatatatacacatacttgtataaaatataataattatgtgtGCCTAATTTCCGAAATGCTATTTAATtggtaattcaattttttcagagtttatatatttttttgcagctacaacttaatttttttttctgaataatttttcgcTGTATAGTGAAACGAGTTTCGTGtgaagaatataaatatttttcgaaatataaaaattaaaaaaatatgataaattaaaatagtatatagttGACAGTAAATGACGAAAGGCTACGCGCGTTAACCCGAAAATATCTATCTCGCGAGATATGTCGAAACCTGGCATAAGTTTTGGCTTGGACCCAAACATTCGAGTTGTGTTCTTTGAGTATACACTCGAAATGAATCTCGTGAGTAAAAAGAACCGATGATGAAGAAGACCAACACGAGACCAAGAAGAAGACgaagatgatgataatgatgaagaagaagaagaagaaataaaattgcgCGTGTGTTAAGTCAATACGTCACGAGGAATGAAGAAGGAGACAGGaagaaaaactaattttcgttgtcgtttaaactatttttaatgctGTCCATCAACTTGACTTAAATAactcataaaatataacagaGCATACTCCAATAAACATTAcctgaaatttataaaactgttttaaaacatttttttgtatagaaaaaaaataaattataaattaaaataatccgTCAATGTACAGCTGTGAgcccattttaaaaaaaaacttaaaagaTAAACACTtgcgttaaatttaaaatttaaagagacgcaataaaaaaataattcatcagataaacatttaaaaacgtttaataaatttttacgtaTCGTTATctgtagaaataaaattatttaaactgaaCCAGCTCAACTCgacattacattttttattttttttgttttatatcaaCACACGATATCGCGTATCAAGTGTGACA
This genomic window from Microplitis demolitor isolate Queensland-Clemson2020A chromosome 6, iyMicDemo2.1a, whole genome shotgun sequence contains:
- the LOC103579172 gene encoding uncharacterized protein LOC103579172, which encodes MANKTAKFEKLVVCALKKLQDLQGSSPKEITDYLSQEYDVPSKEIRKQVRLALRRGVSYGILQRSSGLVINKGTYVCNKEFIKDPNSTEVTEPCPWMKFGRKSKSSGKSSGKKGRKKSKSKSRGSKKSRSKKGRRRGKKGKKGKSLKGHKARKTKKGRKKSENCLVYLRVDKNKLSRKKSKTKKRSRSQKRKSPGC